One stretch of Roseimicrobium sp. ORNL1 DNA includes these proteins:
- a CDS encoding helix-turn-helix domain-containing protein: protein MRKTVPDAAKIEPYLNIRQIAEHFCIAEKTAYRWSEDGTLPHYKLNARVLRFKLSECEAAMQKRRVMSVSEARAA from the coding sequence ATGAGGAAAACCGTGCCTGATGCTGCAAAGATAGAGCCGTATCTAAACATTCGCCAGATTGCCGAACATTTCTGCATCGCGGAGAAGACCGCCTATCGCTGGTCAGAGGATGGCACACTGCCCCACTACAAGCTCAATGCTCGCGTTCTCCGCTTTAAGTTGAGCGAATGCGAAGCGGCAATGCAAAAGCGCCGTGTCATGTCGGTAAGCGAAGCTCGCGCAGCTTAA